One window of the Chanodichthys erythropterus isolate Z2021 chromosome 2, ASM2448905v1, whole genome shotgun sequence genome contains the following:
- the ttc29 gene encoding tetratricopeptide repeat protein 29 encodes MSSAVSGSRTPLLPDIHNPQKHRKTPTSNVKSSREWIKDPIIYPAGEKTQIPSEHEIAQFRKTFRHNVCVGMLSEGFHRSFAELFALLQRWEEAEEHPHKLQTLQQHLTQAETAERAGQYGEAYENHLFLARYFAEPEDRWLKHHFFQLALHSARKFKMDCGKREAEANLHLGQVYLEKGQLELAQEHFEAFYHLTMGRSWQDTSGRMHHSRSCEELQRVYTRLAQRLLQDQHYADAIKILTKAYEMAKESEDRGSEGEAAYQLGLAYRSTGDQKTAKQFFSMHLEISTTLENTDSLGRAYEAIAKSLESEGKLTEATEYLEKFAEISLNSKQDRNLEKAYMCLGTILNSGKQYDGACVHFERAYEIACNLASVPRLQKAQVCAGSARALRMMQTYHALMVTPGCQNIKKIISWKERREDNFSATS; translated from the exons ATGTCTTCAGCAGTGAGTGGCTCGAGGACTCCTCTCCTCCCAGACATTCATAATCCCCAAAAACACAGGAAAACGCCAACATCTAACGTTAA GTCCTCCCGGGAATGGATAAAGGATCCCATCATCTATCCTGCTGGAGAGAAAACACAAATTCCCTCCGAGCACGAAATAGCACA ATTCAGGAAGACTTTCCGTCATAATGTCTGTGTGGGGATGCTGAGCGAGGGCTTTCACCGCTCGTTTGCGGAGCTTTTTGCGCTGCTGCAGCGTTGGGAGGAAGCGGAGGAACATCCACACAAACTGCAGACGCTACAGCAGCACCTCACCCAGGCTGAGACTGCAGAAAGAGCCG GACAGTATGGAGAGGCGTATGAGAACCACTTGTTTTTGGCCAGGTATTTCGCTGAGCCAGAAGACAGATGGTTGAAGCATCATTTCTTTCAGCTGGCCCTCCATTCAGCTCGCAAATtcaaaatggactgtggcaaaagAGAGGCTGAGGCCAACTTacacctgggccaagtttattTAGAGAAGG GTCAGCTTGAGCTAGCACAAGAGCATTTTGAGGCGTTTTACCACCTGACCATGGGCCGGTCATGGCAGGACACCAGCGGCCGCATGCATCACTCACGCTCATGTGAGGAGCTCCAGAGGGTGTATACACGGCTGGCACAGAGACTGCTTCAGGACCAACACTATGCAGACGCCATTAAGATCCTCACCAAGGCCTATGAGATGGCTAAAGAGT CGGAGGACCGAGGATCAGAAGGAGAGGCAGCCTATCAACTGGGCCTGGCGTATCGGAGCACAGGAGACCAGAAGACCGCTAAACAG TTTTTCAGCATGCATTTGGAGATCTCCACAACACTTGAAAATACAGACAGCCTGGGTAGAGCATATGAAGCCATTGCCAAATCTCTGGAGAG TGAAGGCAAACTAACAGAAGCAACAGAATATTTGGAAAAGTTTGCTGAGATTTCTCTAAACAGCAAACAGGACAGAAACCTCGAGAAAGCCTACATGTGCCTCGGAACCATCCTCAACTCTGGA AAGCAATATGATGGAGCTTGTGTACATTTTGAACGTGCATATGAGATTGCATGTAATCTGGCATCAGTGCCCAGGCTGCAGAAGGCTCAGGTGTGTGCAGGCAGTGCCCGAGCGCTCCGTATGATGCAAACGTATCACGCGCTCATGGTGACCCCTGGATGCCAGAACATCAAGAAAATCATCAGCTGGAAGGAGAGAAGAGAGGATAACTTCAGTGCTACATCAT AG